ATTAAATTGCATAGCAAGTGCAACCAATAAAATATATTTTGATGTCAAAATTGAAGAACTGTTAAAGCTAGAAATTCAAGAAGTAGTTGCTGAAACTTTTAAAAATATTAATATCGCAATAGAATTTTTGTATAAACACTTAAAAATTATAGATTACAAATTTTTACCATATCCAACTCAATTAATTTTCATTACCGAATTCTTCAAAATTAACCAACACCCTAGTCAAACCGATTTGCAGAATTTAGAATCTTGGTTCTGGATAACTTCCTACTCAAACTATTTTACCACATATTCATTAAGTCAACAGCGTTTATCATTTATAATTTTTAAAGATTTTGCAAAAGGTTTGCATCCTACCGGAATTTACAAAGCCACTCCTGATTATAAATTTACTGCCTTGGAATTTCCGAATAAAATTAATTTAAATAGTGTAAGGACTAAAACTCTTATTCTTTTCATATTAAACCAAACATACCCCTTTATTTTAGACGATGAAAATAAATATATTTATAATGAAAAAACAATTAGTGGAAAAAAGGATCGCCGTCCAGGTAATATTCTACTAACACTTAAAAACGATTCCTTAGAGATTGCAAAATTTGATTTAATTGATTATTTAAGCGAAGATGTTTTTTCTAAAGTTGTAAAATTTTCCTTCCCAAACAATTACAATAAAGAAGATACAGGGCACATGTTGGAAGAGTTTATTTCTGATCGAAATAATACTATAAGTGACCTAGAATCTCTATTTATTAAAAGCTTCGAAGATTTGGCACTAACCTACAACATATCTTTCAGAGATGAATATTAATTAGATTAGTATACAACTTTTTTTTCGCAGGGTTGTGCCGGAATAAATATTTTTTATTGAGGCTAGAACACTGCGTGGACAGTAGATTAATGCGAAGCATACCCCAAATGCATCATTCAAATGGTTGATGTGTATTGATGTAAATGTTAAAAATTAATGTGAAGTGTCAATCAGAAATTAAACCTCTTCATTATCAATAACATATGTAGAAATACTTGAAAATTTCAACATTTTACTTGTAAATAAATATATAATTCCCTAGCTTTAAATAGAATATCGGGTCTCCGAAAGAACCCGTATGCAAAAACAGAAGAAGAGAAAATTGTAAATGGTTCCAGTTGGTCGTCCGATGCAGCGCATCGTGTCCGTTCTGCCCTGATTGCAAAAGTCCTTCAAATTGTACGGTATTCAGAGATGAATACGTTTAAACTGCATTACATGTTCCACCCACTCCGAAAGGAGTGGGTTTTTAAACCTTAAAACTATGGCCAATCACGCCGGATTTGGAGGAGTGCTTACAATCAGCACCACAT
This genomic interval from Bacteroidota bacterium contains the following:
- a CDS encoding DUF262 domain-containing protein, producing the protein MENKILVKPDKSRLTTLIETIKNGEIQVPVFQRDFVWKPEQIKDLFDSILKGYPIGSLLLWNPDVKFKIKTQIGPYKIKSNPKNLYYVLDGYQRITSLFSSLVNPKDVPGEVSVKEVLKYTILFNAKENEFTINQNNKDNYYIQPFQLINTFEYLNLVTKINSDANLDLTTKNKIISNLNNLSKVLYEYEVPYIEIKGGDIRSAVEIFSRINSTGTEISQDFMLSALAYNEKSGFLLSNEITKFIEDLDKYNFHNLKRDTVLNCIASATNKIYFDVKIEELLKLEIQEVVAETFKNINIAIEFLYKHLKIIDYKFLPYPTQLIFITEFFKINQHPSQTDLQNLESWFWITSYSNYFTTYSLSQQRLSFIIFKDFAKGLHPTGIYKATPDYKFTALEFPNKINLNSVRTKTLILFILNQTYPFILDDENKYIYNEKTISGKKDRRPGNILLTLKNDSLEIAKFDLIDYLSEDVFSKVVKFSFPNNYNKEDTGHMLEEFISDRNNTISDLESLFIKSFEDLALTYNISFRDEY